A window from Telopea speciosissima isolate NSW1024214 ecotype Mountain lineage chromosome 8, Tspe_v1, whole genome shotgun sequence encodes these proteins:
- the LOC122670350 gene encoding LOW QUALITY PROTEIN: serine/arginine-rich splicing factor 4-like (The sequence of the model RefSeq protein was modified relative to this genomic sequence to represent the inferred CDS: inserted 1 base in 1 codon; substituted 1 base at 1 genomic stop codon): protein MSLFVGNLSSHVRQDQLEHVFRRFGRSSVQLKDGYGFVIFDVPSNAEKALRALRGKNICGEPISITSANKQPRPLQRFARGTRFYEPYRGKNLTRGESYGMRKKGFFRLPDYKMSAEHLDSSNRRLPYMVDPLDEEIGHHQEHIGDHGGENDCNSXEGLLDRGATVAPNLVDNDRWGEPVVETLNANGVENGTDLDHYEPYHGFDRKDQEENQQMNGSPTHGRSQDKHWREHIGQATLKQPDNPKPQQTCYGCGLTGHIMCNCPRADTSQRKKFTQFDLMRDDKFGFTSSGEGESKRLRHSSWGRSKSSKDPMLVRQQRTDRRERGSGKSRKLVRRNGSFPANKETTWSQPKRDNQGKKRSRAEHGSPKKHRGKKSRKLASSPMRSNSTASSSHSHLWSSKFVSGISSCSRSRSVSSGSRSFSSTSASSSTSSYSRSESSRSRSRSPSSLSLSISLGRSLPSSPSKVPKNATSASLKGYLENVPSPQSKQLLIEQKQLAESDASSKNSKQKSASVTLKDENMLPSLKVEGERKKESHGWLDDDGDPTTSRIGYEVTNPGTTLEQCTFPAGKSSSENSVAKRGPQKSQPLEHTVSPSEKPNLEVPVNSQTNSSTRISSEEMYMVLKHYGLALPEESEKNLPTKVFFGSARLWPWEIIYYRRLKKGSISTENYARXVSQNREFGIVDKYIRSSSGWQESDHNNS, encoded by the exons ATGTCTTTGTTTGTTGGTAATCTATCTTCTCATGTTCGACAGGATCAACTTGAACATGTTTTTCGGAGGTTTGGGCGGAGTAGTGTTCAGCTGAAAGATGGATATGGTTTTGTAATATTTGATGTTCCTTCCAATGCAGAAAAAGCTTTAAGAGCACTACGGGGTAAGAATATATGTGGGGAGCCAATATCTATTACATCGGCAAACAAACAGCCAAGGCCTCTTCAAAGATTTGCACGAGGTACAAGATTCTATGAACCATACCGCGGGAAGAATTTAACGAGGGGAGAGAGTTATGGTATGAGGAAAAAAGGTTTCTTTAGATTGCCAGACTATAAAATGAGTGCTGAGCACTTAGACAGTAGTAATAGGAGATTGCCATACATGGTGGATCCACTTGATGAGGAAATAGGTCATCACCAGGAGCATATTGGAGATCATGGAGGAGAAAATGATTGTAACT ATGAAGGATTGCTGGACAGAGGTGCTACTGTTGCTCCCAACCTGGTGGACAATGATAGATGGGGTGAACCTGTGGTTGAGACGTTGAATGCTAATGGAGTGGAAAATGGGACCGATTTGGATCATTATGAACCTTACCATGGGTTTGACAGAAAGGATCAAGAAGAAAACCAACAAATGAATGGTTCTCCTACTCATGGAAGATCTCAAGATAAACATTGGAGAGAGCATATTGGTCAGGCAACATTGAAGCAACCTGATAATCCAAAACCCCAACAGACCTGCTATGGTTGTGGCTTAACTGGCCACATAATGTGTAACTGTCCCCGAGCAGATACTTCTCAACGGAAGAAGTTTACCCAGTTTGACCTAATGAGAGATGATAAGTTTGGTTTTACAAGTAGTGGCGAGGGGGAGTCAAAAAGGCTAAGGCATTCATCTTGGGGAAGATCGAAGTCAAGTAAAGATCCTATGTTGGTGAGGCAACAGAGGACTGACAGAAGGGAACGCGGTTCTGGAAAGTCTAGGAAATTGGTTAGGAGAAATGGAAGCTTTCCTGCAAATAAAGAAACTACCTGGTCTCAGCCCAAAAGGGACAATCAAGGTAAAAAGAGAAGTAGGGCAGAACATGGCAGTCCAAAAAAACATCGTGGAAAGAAGTCAAGGAAGTTGGCTTCATCTCCTATGCGTTCGAATTCCACTGCATCAAGTTCACACTCGCATTTGTGGTCCTCAAAGTTTGTTTCTGGGATTAGTTCTTGTTCTAGATCAAGATCAGTATCTTCTGGATCACGTTCATTTTCATCTACTTCAGCATCGTCTTCAACATCATCCTATTCGAGGTCTGAAAGTTCTAGGTCAAGGTCAAGGTCTCCATCTTCCTTGTCGTTGTCCATATCACTTGGTCGGTCTTTACCATCTTCTCCAAGTAAGGTACCAAAAAATGCAACAAGTGCTTCCCTGAAAGGGTATCTGGAGAATGTCCCTAGTCCCCAATCCAAACAACTTTTGATTGAGCAAAAACAGCTAGCGGAAAGTGATGCAAgttcaaaaaattcaaaacaaaaaagtgcAAGTGTGACATTGAAAGATGAGAATATGTTACCATCCTTAAAAGTAGAGGGtgaaaggaaaaaggagagtCATGGGTGGCTGGATGATGATGGAGACCCTACTACATCTAGGATTGGATATGAGGTAACAAATCCAGGGACAACATTGGAACAATGTACTTTTCCTGCTGGTAAATCATCTTCAGAGAATTCAGTAGCTAAGAGGGGGCCTCAGAAATCACAGCCACTAGAACATACAGTGTCACCAAGTGAAAAGCCAAATCTTGAGGTTCCTGTTAATTCACAGACTAATAGTTCTACAAGAATATCCTCAGAGGAGATGTACATGGTTCTGAAACACTATGGCTTGGCACTGCCAGAAGAAAGTGAAAAGAACTTACCTACAAAGGTTTTCTTTGGTTCGGCTCGGTTATGGCCTTGGGAGATCATCTATTACCGCCGACTGAAGAAGGGCTCAATATCAACTGAGAATTATGCTAGATGAGTTTCACAAAATAGAGAATTTGGCATTGTGGATAAGTACATCAGAAGCAGTAGCGGATGGCAAGAATCTGATCATAACAATTCTTGA